The Lacticaseibacillus pabuli region GGCTCGAACACGCAACCACCGATGACCTGGCACGTCGCCTCGATTATTTACTGGATCATCCGAAGTATTGCCCCCATGGTGGGGTGATTCCGGACGAAGAAGGTAATTTCGAACGCCGCGAATTGACCAAGTTATCTGACCTGGTTGTTGGCGACAAGGGTCAGGTTGCCCGTGTCATTGACGAGCCTTCGTTGCTGGATTACCTCGGTGTGCTGGATGTGAAAATCGACGACGCGCTTTTTGTCTTATCGAAAACCAGCACGTTACTGACGGCACGTAATTCTCGTAATCGCAAGGTGATTACCATTCAGACGGTCAACGCCGCCAATGTCTTCATGGAAGGTATTACACATACAACAAATCTTGATTAACACAATTTCAAAAAAAGTATTTTGATTGGAGCGAAATTATGGCTAAAGAACAGGCAAGTATTATCACAATCTTCGGTGGCTCCGGGGACCTGGCACGTCGTAAGTTGTATCCAGCATTATATCAGCTCTACCACCG contains the following coding sequences:
- a CDS encoding metal-dependent transcriptional regulator, which gives rise to MTPNEEDYLKIIMELGGDVHKVSNKQIVASLSVSAASVSEMVSKMVAQKLVTHTRYQGIQLTKTGMKQAARLVRNHRLWEVFLMKQLLYPYDALHAVAEGLEHATTDDLARRLDYLLDHPKYCPHGGVIPDEEGNFERRELTKLSDLVVGDKGQVARVIDEPSLLDYLGVLDVKIDDALFVLSKTSTLLTARNSRNRKVITIQTVNAANVFMEGITHTTNLD